One Edaphobacter flagellatus genomic region harbors:
- a CDS encoding Fe-S-containing protein — MLQAFIITLREGVEASLIVGIVFAYLTKIGRQELKRTVFWALGAALAASVAVAIVLSHLQINTDIFEGWVMLAAAAFVISMIWFMHKTARTMRGDIEQKIAQYTGEQGVSKAGLFFFVFLLVLREGVETVLILSAVTLNSTELLSFTGTLLGVAVAVVFGVLFVRGSVRINLQRFFRVTTVILYFVAFQLIVSGLHELSENGVLPSSQTEMRLIGPIVRNDLFFFVTMLALAGLMVLMEYRRRAPMQLAADATPADRRRAEWTQRREKMWMNAVVATSFLFIFLCTAEFIYAKSSTALSPTTAVTLVGSQVTVPTAEINDDQLHRFGVHVDDGKGGSPEVRFLLFKKPDGNIVSVGDACRICGPVGFYIGSQGITCKMCASPLNPSSMGQEGGCNPIPLKSTISGGQVIIQAADLKTLVSIFER; from the coding sequence ATGTTGCAGGCATTTATCATCACGCTCCGCGAGGGAGTCGAAGCGTCCCTCATCGTCGGCATCGTCTTCGCCTACCTCACCAAGATCGGCCGCCAGGAGCTCAAGCGCACCGTCTTCTGGGCACTTGGCGCAGCACTTGCTGCCAGCGTCGCAGTGGCCATCGTTCTCTCCCACCTGCAGATCAACACCGACATCTTCGAAGGCTGGGTCATGCTCGCCGCCGCGGCCTTCGTCATCAGCATGATCTGGTTCATGCACAAGACCGCCCGCACCATGCGTGGCGATATCGAACAAAAGATCGCGCAGTACACCGGCGAACAAGGCGTCTCCAAAGCCGGACTCTTCTTCTTCGTCTTCCTCCTCGTCCTCCGCGAAGGCGTCGAGACCGTGCTTATTCTCTCCGCCGTCACACTCAACTCCACCGAGCTGCTCAGCTTCACCGGCACACTTCTCGGAGTCGCCGTCGCCGTCGTCTTCGGCGTCCTCTTCGTGCGCGGCAGCGTCCGCATCAACCTGCAGCGCTTCTTCCGCGTCACAACCGTCATTCTCTACTTCGTCGCCTTCCAGCTCATCGTCAGCGGCCTCCACGAACTCAGCGAAAACGGCGTCCTCCCCTCCAGCCAGACCGAGATGCGGCTCATCGGCCCTATCGTTCGCAACGATCTCTTCTTCTTCGTCACGATGCTCGCGCTCGCCGGCCTCATGGTCCTCATGGAGTACCGCCGTCGCGCTCCCATGCAGCTCGCCGCAGACGCTACCCCCGCGGACCGCCGTCGCGCCGAATGGACCCAGCGTCGCGAAAAGATGTGGATGAACGCCGTCGTCGCCACCAGCTTCCTCTTCATCTTCCTCTGCACCGCCGAATTCATCTACGCCAAGAGCTCCACAGCGCTCTCGCCCACCACCGCCGTCACCCTCGTCGGCAGCCAGGTCACCGTGCCCACCGCAGAGATCAACGACGATCAACTCCACCGCTTCGGCGTCCACGTCGACGACGGCAAAGGCGGCAGCCCCGAGGTGCGTTTCCTCCTCTTCAAGAAGCCCGACGGCAACATCGTCTCCGTCGGCGACGCCTGCCGTATCTGCGGCCCCGTCGGCTTCTACATCGGCTCGCAGGGCATCACCTGCAAAATGTGCGCCTCGCCCCTCAATCCCTCCTCCATGGGGCAGGAGGGCGGCTGCAATCCCATCCCCCTCAAAAGCACCATCTCCGGCGGCCAGGTCATCATTCAGGCCGCTGATCTCAAGACACTCGTCTCCATCTTCGAGCGATAA
- a CDS encoding ABC transporter ATP-binding protein, translated as MVNDTPAIESMIELTRPDCAVIALHGVTREYEGHAGKVCALDHASFSIVAGEWVAITGPSGSGKSTLVNLLGCLDRPTAGQLHIDGVDVATMSATELDRFRADKIGFIFQQFHLIPYLSALENIMLAQYFHSMTDEKEARAALERVGLGHRADHLPSELSGGEQQRVCVARALINNPPILLADEPTGNLDAANQKIVAGLLQELHAQGHTIVMVTHDPEMAALAQRRIALSHGKVFCHPVGGPVVMLRRKTDV; from the coding sequence ATGGTCAATGACACCCCGGCAATCGAAAGCATGATCGAGCTGACGCGCCCCGACTGCGCCGTCATTGCGCTGCACGGCGTCACACGCGAGTACGAAGGCCACGCCGGCAAGGTCTGCGCCCTCGACCACGCCTCCTTCTCCATCGTCGCTGGCGAATGGGTCGCCATCACCGGCCCTTCAGGCTCCGGCAAGAGCACCCTCGTCAATCTCCTCGGATGCCTCGACCGCCCCACCGCGGGCCAGCTTCACATCGACGGCGTCGACGTCGCCACCATGTCCGCGACCGAGCTCGACCGCTTCCGCGCCGATAAGATCGGCTTCATCTTCCAGCAGTTTCACCTCATCCCGTATCTCTCCGCGCTCGAAAACATCATGCTCGCGCAGTACTTCCACTCCATGACCGACGAGAAGGAAGCCCGCGCCGCGCTTGAGCGTGTCGGCCTCGGCCACCGCGCCGACCATCTCCCCAGCGAGCTCTCCGGCGGCGAGCAGCAGCGCGTCTGCGTCGCCCGCGCCCTCATCAATAACCCGCCAATCCTTCTCGCCGACGAACCCACCGGAAACCTCGACGCGGCCAACCAGAAGATCGTCGCCGGCCTGCTGCAGGAGCTTCACGCTCAGGGACACACCATCGTCATGGTCACCCACGACCCCGAGATGGCCGCACTCGCGCAACGCCGCATCGCGCTCAGCCACGGCAAAGTCTTCTGTCACCCAGTCGGTGGTCCCGTCGTTATGCTGCGTCGAAAGACCGACGTCTAA
- a CDS encoding histidine phosphatase family protein, which translates to MMSLQRFICLFLLVLLAAPGFAQSAVQERPAAPSGPVKRTGEPPATILLIRHAEKLTDGRLDLSPVGFKRASLLPGLFDGKRADLPVPQVIFATHQSKHSNRPVETVTPLAESLHLTIDSRIANEDYAALASELLSGKYAGKVVLVAWHHGTLPALVTALGAQPPYAPWPDQQFDRVWRIDYKDGKATLRDLPQHVMDGDSN; encoded by the coding sequence ATGATGAGTCTGCAGCGGTTTATCTGCCTGTTTTTGCTGGTTTTGCTAGCAGCCCCCGGTTTTGCACAATCGGCGGTTCAGGAGCGTCCAGCTGCCCCGTCCGGCCCGGTAAAGCGTACGGGGGAGCCTCCGGCGACGATTCTGCTGATTCGCCATGCGGAGAAACTGACGGATGGCAGGCTTGATCTGTCGCCAGTGGGGTTCAAGAGGGCGTCGCTGTTGCCGGGACTCTTCGACGGTAAGCGTGCCGATCTGCCGGTGCCGCAGGTGATCTTTGCGACGCACCAGAGCAAGCACTCGAATCGGCCGGTTGAGACGGTAACGCCGCTGGCGGAGTCGCTGCATCTGACGATCGACAGCAGGATTGCGAATGAGGATTATGCCGCGCTTGCCAGTGAGCTGCTGAGCGGAAAGTATGCGGGCAAGGTGGTTCTGGTGGCATGGCATCACGGCACGTTGCCAGCGCTGGTGACTGCGCTGGGTGCGCAGCCTCCTTATGCACCGTGGCCGGATCAGCAGTTCGATCGGGTGTGGAGGATCGATTACAAGGACGGAAAGGCTACGCTGCGCGATTTGCCACAGCATGTGATGGACGGCGATTCGAACTGA
- a CDS encoding winged helix-turn-helix transcriptional regulator, protein MGKSAKTKAPKIKHTPPHPPAEVDPKIEALVREIIERVADKWTMLVLEVLVEHGTVRFTRLGELVGGISQKMLTKTVRQMESDGLITRTIHPVIPPRVEYTLTELGHSLSAAFCGVWIWAEQHYDEIAASRKRFREQVTPNQG, encoded by the coding sequence TTGGGAAAATCGGCCAAAACGAAAGCTCCAAAAATCAAACATACCCCTCCGCATCCTCCTGCAGAAGTCGATCCGAAAATCGAAGCGCTCGTTCGCGAGATCATCGAGCGCGTCGCCGACAAGTGGACCATGCTTGTCCTCGAAGTGCTGGTCGAGCACGGCACCGTGCGTTTCACGCGACTCGGTGAGCTGGTGGGCGGCATCAGTCAGAAGATGCTCACCAAGACCGTACGACAGATGGAAAGTGACGGACTCATCACTCGCACCATCCATCCCGTCATCCCGCCGCGCGTCGAATACACACTCACCGAACTCGGCCACAGCCTCAGCGCAGCCTTCTGCGGCGTGTGGATCTGGGCCGAGCAGCACTACGATGAAATTGCCGCATCCCGAAAGCGTTTTCGTGAGCAAGTAACTCCGAACCAGGGATAG
- a CDS encoding ABC transporter permease — protein sequence MFFRLLMESFRRQRRRKTLAGLAILLGTTAITAMLALALTIGDRIHNELAVYGANIIVYPAADQLEVKVGGVDVKPVSGAASLKESDLKKLRGIFWANNITGVSPELPIRIIGKTANGTAVDASATGLWFNHALSSGGGAALTTGAPQLHPLWKLDGAWPNESSTSSDTAQAVVGATLASQLGLHINDVIQTTAVSKPITLHITGIVSSGDDVDNQLLLPLNAAQAIVGTPDAVRRVEVSARTKPEDAFARKDPDSLSPKLREVWYCRPYANSIAYQIREAIPGSRAEQVRRVEQSQGNVLKRISGLMWLISAAAMLAAGFAVSAAMATAILERQGEIGLMRSLGASKGAIALLFYAETGLLALFAGSLGYLAGSGLAAWLGARIFGSAGTGTHLALADILNPVLLPVVIALALFVAIAGSTPAIRRALTMDPSAILRADV from the coding sequence ATGTTCTTTCGACTTTTGATGGAAAGCTTCCGGCGGCAGCGGCGACGCAAGACACTTGCGGGCCTCGCGATCCTGCTCGGAACCACAGCCATCACCGCCATGCTCGCCCTCGCCCTCACGATCGGGGACCGCATCCACAACGAGCTCGCCGTCTACGGAGCCAACATCATCGTCTACCCCGCTGCCGATCAGCTCGAAGTTAAAGTCGGCGGTGTCGATGTCAAACCCGTCTCCGGCGCTGCTTCTCTGAAAGAGTCTGACCTCAAAAAGCTGCGCGGCATCTTCTGGGCCAACAACATCACGGGCGTCAGCCCAGAGTTGCCCATCCGCATCATCGGCAAGACGGCAAATGGAACTGCTGTGGACGCTTCGGCAACCGGCCTCTGGTTCAATCACGCTCTCAGCAGTGGTGGAGGAGCTGCGCTCACCACTGGAGCACCACAACTTCATCCTCTCTGGAAGCTGGATGGGGCTTGGCCCAATGAATCTTCCACGAGTTCCGACACAGCACAGGCCGTCGTAGGAGCCACGCTTGCCTCACAGCTAGGCCTCCACATCAACGACGTCATCCAGACGACCGCAGTCAGCAAGCCCATCACATTGCATATCACCGGCATCGTTTCGTCGGGCGATGACGTCGACAATCAGCTCCTGCTGCCTCTCAACGCGGCACAAGCCATCGTCGGCACGCCCGATGCAGTCCGCCGCGTCGAAGTCTCCGCCCGCACCAAACCCGAAGACGCCTTCGCCCGCAAAGACCCCGATTCCCTCTCGCCCAAACTGCGCGAGGTCTGGTACTGCCGCCCCTACGCCAACTCCATCGCCTACCAGATCCGTGAGGCCATCCCCGGCAGCCGCGCCGAGCAGGTACGCCGCGTCGAGCAGAGCCAGGGCAACGTGCTCAAGCGCATCAGCGGACTCATGTGGCTCATCAGCGCCGCAGCCATGCTCGCCGCAGGCTTCGCTGTCAGCGCAGCTATGGCCACGGCCATCCTCGAACGCCAGGGCGAGATCGGCCTCATGCGCTCCCTCGGAGCCAGCAAGGGTGCCATCGCCCTGCTCTTCTACGCCGAAACCGGCCTGCTCGCCCTCTTCGCCGGATCGCTCGGCTATCTTGCCGGTTCCGGCCTCGCCGCCTGGCTCGGCGCACGCATCTTCGGCTCCGCAGGCACGGGCACGCATCTGGCCTTGGCCGACATTCTCAATCCCGTCCTGCTCCCCGTCGTCATCGCGCTCGCGCTCTTCGTCGCCATCGCAGGCAGCACACCCGCCATCCGCCGCGCGCTCACCATGGATCCCTCCGCCATTCTGAGGGCCGACGTATGA
- the larB gene encoding nickel pincer cofactor biosynthesis protein LarB, whose product MNRSTLLDLLAAVERGEVAPAAAAERLSSLPFEDIGHARIDHHRTLRSGLPEVIYAAGKSPEQTAEIFARMAAAGSDVLATRVDAPAALAVLNAVPAATHHPQARAITLRQSTQPHTRGHIAIVCAGTSDLPIAEEAAVTAELFNAQVTRLYDVGVAGIHRLLAVRQQLAAADVVIVCAGMEGALPSVVGGLVGVPVIAVPTSVGYGASFNGAAALLGMLNSCSPNVTVVNIDNGFGAAYSATLIARSAHPEP is encoded by the coding sequence ATGAATCGAAGCACCCTACTCGATCTGCTGGCTGCCGTAGAACGCGGCGAAGTCGCGCCAGCCGCAGCCGCCGAACGACTTTCATCACTTCCCTTCGAAGACATCGGACACGCGCGCATCGATCACCATCGCACACTGCGCAGCGGCCTACCCGAAGTCATTTACGCCGCGGGCAAATCCCCCGAGCAGACTGCCGAGATCTTCGCTCGCATGGCAGCCGCCGGGTCAGACGTTCTCGCAACCCGTGTCGACGCCCCGGCTGCGCTCGCTGTCCTCAATGCCGTTCCCGCAGCAACACATCACCCTCAGGCACGCGCGATCACTCTCCGGCAATCCACCCAGCCGCACACCCGCGGACACATCGCCATTGTCTGCGCCGGCACCAGCGACCTACCGATTGCCGAAGAGGCCGCAGTCACAGCTGAGCTCTTCAACGCCCAGGTCACTCGCCTCTACGACGTCGGCGTCGCCGGTATCCATCGCCTTCTCGCCGTGCGGCAGCAACTCGCCGCCGCAGACGTCGTCATCGTCTGTGCCGGCATGGAAGGTGCACTGCCCTCCGTCGTCGGCGGCCTTGTCGGTGTCCCGGTCATCGCCGTCCCCACCTCGGTCGGCTATGGAGCCTCCTTCAATGGAGCCGCCGCCCTGCTAGGCATGCTGAACTCCTGCTCACCCAACGTAACTGTGGTCAACATCGACAATGGATTCGGAGCTGCCTACTCTGCCACTCTGATCGCTCGCAGTGCTCACCCTGAGCCTTAA
- the yiaK gene encoding 3-dehydro-L-gulonate 2-dehydrogenase, with product MLRVPFDHLDAALRQAMLRLGLPEDRATRCARLFAETTRDGIYTHGLNRFPRFSAMVKNGSIDVHATLTLTAGFGAIERWNGNRGIGNLNAQDATTRAIELARKNGMGAVALANTNHWMRGGAFGWQAADQGLFAICWSNTLANLPAWGATTPALGNNPLVLAIPRSEGNLVLDMAMSQFSYGTLASYSKRGVPLPVPGGYDKQGHLTQDAAAIEASQRALPIGYWKGSGLALVLDAIAAMLSGGMATHQFPQDPLQEVGQSQIFLVIDPSNLAAAAELNHIADGIIDSLRQATPIDPAKPIRYPGEQTLQLREENMRLGVPVDPDIWNQISSIEPTSA from the coding sequence ATGCTTCGTGTTCCCTTCGACCATCTCGATGCCGCTCTTCGCCAGGCGATGCTCCGGCTTGGCCTTCCCGAAGACCGCGCCACCCGCTGCGCTCGCTTGTTCGCAGAGACCACGCGCGATGGCATCTACACGCACGGCCTCAACCGTTTTCCACGTTTTTCTGCAATGGTGAAGAACGGCAGCATCGACGTGCACGCCACACTAACGCTAACCGCCGGCTTCGGCGCGATAGAACGCTGGAATGGGAATCGTGGCATCGGAAATCTTAATGCCCAGGATGCAACCACTCGCGCCATCGAGCTGGCGCGCAAAAACGGTATGGGTGCCGTCGCACTGGCAAATACCAATCACTGGATGCGGGGCGGAGCCTTCGGATGGCAGGCTGCAGATCAAGGGCTCTTCGCCATCTGCTGGTCGAACACGCTGGCGAATCTGCCCGCATGGGGAGCGACGACGCCTGCACTAGGCAACAACCCTCTCGTGCTAGCCATCCCTCGTAGCGAAGGAAACCTTGTTCTCGACATGGCGATGAGCCAGTTCTCCTACGGCACGCTTGCTTCTTACAGCAAGCGTGGAGTCCCACTGCCTGTCCCTGGCGGCTATGACAAGCAGGGGCATCTCACCCAGGACGCCGCCGCCATTGAAGCCTCGCAGCGCGCGCTGCCCATCGGCTACTGGAAAGGTTCAGGCCTTGCTTTGGTGCTCGACGCCATCGCCGCCATGCTTTCAGGGGGTATGGCGACGCATCAGTTCCCGCAGGATCCTCTGCAGGAGGTGGGACAGTCACAGATATTCCTCGTCATCGATCCGTCGAACCTCGCTGCGGCTGCGGAGCTGAACCACATTGCCGACGGCATCATCGATTCCCTGCGTCAAGCAACGCCAATCGACCCGGCCAAACCCATCCGCTATCCCGGCGAACAGACACTGCAGCTGCGCGAAGAGAACATGCGGCTCGGCGTTCCGGTCGATCCGGATATTTGGAATCAGATCAGTTCCATAGAACCGACAAGCGCGTAG
- a CDS encoding ABC transporter permease gives MSRQLSMISMLRRSLVHRRARSLSALLAMTISAAVATALLTLYADLDSKLHREFRSFGANIVITAADNKPLPPDTLDRVRAAAGSDAIAAEFAYAVATTDRGTPIVVAGTDFDTARRLNSSWQVATWPSASDINAALLGQRAAQFIADEHAVTLTFANRPMTFKGAGRLTTGGDEDSRIYIPLTTLTTWTGTQPSVIELQVPGGAAQVESAIARLQQQLPGLKVSPVRQLVEGESRIVDKTHALMYGSVILIALTVAVSVLATLSASVLERRRDFALMKALGSSQMQLMSMFLLEAFVLALAGVVVGYILGSAAALAISQLNFHTATLPRIGVLPLVLLLNILIAAMAAMFPVRVLRRLEPAALLKGE, from the coding sequence ATGAGCCGCCAGTTGAGCATGATCTCCATGCTGCGCCGCTCACTCGTGCATCGCCGCGCACGCAGCCTCTCCGCGCTGCTCGCCATGACCATCTCTGCCGCAGTCGCCACCGCCCTGCTCACCCTCTACGCCGACCTCGACTCCAAGCTTCACCGCGAGTTTCGCAGCTTCGGCGCAAACATCGTCATCACTGCCGCCGACAACAAGCCTCTGCCTCCCGACACGCTCGACCGCGTTCGCGCCGCCGCAGGCTCCGATGCCATTGCAGCCGAATTCGCCTACGCCGTCGCCACCACCGACCGAGGAACACCTATCGTCGTCGCCGGCACCGACTTCGACACGGCACGCCGTCTCAACTCTTCGTGGCAGGTCGCTACATGGCCTTCAGCAAGCGATATCAACGCCGCGCTCCTCGGCCAACGCGCAGCGCAGTTCATCGCCGACGAGCACGCCGTCACCCTCACCTTCGCCAATCGTCCCATGACCTTCAAGGGCGCAGGCCGCCTCACCACCGGCGGCGACGAGGACAGCCGCATCTACATCCCGCTCACAACACTCACCACGTGGACCGGCACCCAGCCCAGCGTCATCGAGCTCCAGGTCCCCGGGGGCGCTGCGCAGGTCGAATCCGCAATCGCGCGACTCCAGCAACAGCTTCCCGGCCTCAAGGTCTCACCCGTCCGTCAGCTCGTCGAAGGCGAGAGCCGCATCGTCGACAAGACGCACGCGCTCATGTACGGCTCCGTCATTCTCATCGCGCTCACGGTAGCCGTCAGCGTCCTCGCAACGCTCTCCGCCAGCGTGCTGGAGCGCCGCCGCGACTTCGCTTTGATGAAGGCGCTAGGCAGCTCGCAGATGCAGCTCATGTCGATGTTTCTGCTGGAGGCCTTCGTCCTCGCTCTTGCGGGCGTCGTCGTCGGATACATTCTCGGCTCAGCCGCAGCGCTCGCCATCAGCCAGCTCAACTTCCACACAGCCACCCTGCCGCGCATCGGCGTACTGCCTCTGGTGCTGTTGCTCAACATCCTCATTGCGGCGATGGCCGCAATGTTTCCCGTCCGCGTCCTCCGTCGTCTTGAGCCCGCGGCCCTGCTGAAAGGCGAGTAA
- the larE gene encoding ATP-dependent sacrificial sulfur transferase LarE: MDLAQKRELLLTTLRELGSVMVAYSGGTDSAFLAYVAHQALGDNMLAVIADSASLPRAELARALTFATTHNIPVHVLQTAELDNPDYQRNDAQRCFHCKDELFSRMEIERQARGFRHMAYGMNLDDRGDYRPGQQAAAEHHAQAPLVTAQLTKTEIRQLALNAGLDLWDKPASACLSSRIEYGRPVTRENLAQVEQAEEALHALGFDRVRVRHHGDLARIEIDRADLPRALSMQVLDNITASLRSLGFVYITIDTQGYRSGSMNDMLPATAIAPARR, translated from the coding sequence ATGGATCTGGCCCAAAAACGCGAGCTGCTGCTTACAACTCTTCGCGAGCTCGGCAGTGTGATGGTCGCCTACTCCGGCGGTACGGACTCCGCCTTTCTTGCCTACGTCGCGCATCAGGCCCTCGGAGACAACATGCTGGCCGTGATTGCCGACTCCGCATCTCTTCCTCGTGCGGAACTGGCTCGCGCGCTAACCTTTGCAACCACGCACAACATCCCCGTCCATGTTCTGCAGACCGCAGAGCTTGACAATCCCGATTACCAGCGCAACGATGCGCAGCGCTGCTTTCATTGCAAGGACGAGCTCTTCTCGCGTATGGAAATCGAGCGTCAGGCACGAGGCTTCCGCCACATGGCCTACGGCATGAATCTCGACGACCGCGGCGACTATCGTCCCGGTCAGCAGGCCGCCGCAGAGCATCACGCACAAGCGCCGCTCGTGACAGCGCAGCTCACTAAGACAGAAATTCGCCAGCTCGCACTGAATGCCGGACTCGATCTATGGGACAAGCCCGCCTCGGCCTGTCTCTCCTCAAGGATCGAATACGGACGCCCAGTCACACGCGAAAATCTTGCCCAGGTGGAGCAGGCAGAAGAAGCCCTTCACGCGCTAGGTTTCGATCGCGTACGCGTGCGCCATCATGGCGATCTTGCGCGCATCGAAATCGATCGCGCCGATCTTCCGCGCGCGCTCAGCATGCAGGTTCTCGACAACATCACTGCATCGCTTCGCTCGCTCGGATTCGTTTACATCACCATCGACACCCAGGGTTATCGCTCCGGCTCGATGAATGACATGTTGCCCGCAACCGCCATTGCTCCGGCCCGGCGCTAG
- a CDS encoding SDR family oxidoreductase, whose product MKMAGNTILITGGGSGIGRGLAEALHKLGNKIIISGRRKQVLDQTIAANPGMVAVAMDIEDAASIRTFGTQMEKEYPTLNVVIHNAGIMRPENLLERDTTSDAEAMIATNLLGPMRLNAALLPLLMKQPAATIMTVTSGLAFIPLAITPTYCATKAAIHSYSQSLRYQLKSSNIQVIELAPPYVQTELMGEGQASDPRAMPLKDFIAETIELLKTQPDATEILVERVKPLRFAEYNGKEKYDAFFESFNGAMSH is encoded by the coding sequence ATGAAGATGGCGGGCAACACGATTTTGATTACAGGCGGCGGATCGGGAATCGGCCGTGGACTTGCCGAGGCACTGCACAAGCTTGGCAACAAGATCATCATCTCTGGCAGGCGTAAGCAGGTACTTGATCAAACGATTGCGGCGAATCCTGGGATGGTGGCCGTTGCGATGGATATTGAAGACGCGGCCAGCATTCGCACGTTTGGGACACAGATGGAAAAGGAGTATCCGACACTGAATGTTGTGATTCATAACGCAGGCATCATGCGGCCGGAGAACCTGCTCGAGCGGGACACGACGAGCGATGCCGAGGCTATGATCGCGACCAATCTGCTTGGTCCGATGCGATTGAATGCGGCGTTGCTGCCCTTGCTGATGAAGCAACCTGCCGCGACGATCATGACGGTTACGTCAGGGCTTGCGTTTATTCCGCTGGCGATTACTCCGACCTACTGCGCGACGAAGGCGGCGATTCATTCTTATAGCCAGTCGCTGCGCTATCAGCTGAAGTCGAGCAATATTCAGGTGATCGAGCTGGCTCCGCCCTATGTGCAGACAGAGCTAATGGGAGAAGGGCAGGCAAGCGATCCGCGGGCGATGCCGCTGAAGGACTTCATTGCGGAGACGATCGAGCTGCTGAAGACGCAGCCGGATGCTACGGAGATTCTGGTTGAGCGCGTCAAGCCGCTGCGCTTTGCGGAGTATAACGGCAAGGAGAAGTACGATGCCTTCTTCGAGAGCTTCAACGGAGCGATGTCACACTAA
- the larC gene encoding nickel pincer cofactor biosynthesis protein LarC has translation MRIAYLDCFAGISGDMFLGALIDAGVDPQILHTAVAALNLDASLKIERVDRSGISCTKVTILEAGKPAETTHPHEKTHDHFHEQRTHEETTHHHHPKTQHQHKAGNHHPHEEPHQHNHTHEHHDHAHGRSLTVIRQLIQSAKLAEPVKQTAIRAFELLGASEAKIHNVSIEKIHFHEVGAVDAIVDIVAASAGIHALNIQRWYCSPLNVGGGTVDCAHGRFPVPAPATADLLRDVPTYSAHIQQELVTPTGAAIIRTLSPAFGPQPAMRVQQIGYGAGTRNPKDFPNTLRISIGETEDARQSSVAVLETALDDLSPQILAHVTERAFELGALDVMSTAVQMKKGRLGTLITILADDAQVRALEELLLRETSTLGVRIHHERRSCLERTYTTVTTPYGDIRIKIGMRLGEVFNAAPEFEDCRAAAAKHAIPVKQVQQSAIAAYFTGAKN, from the coding sequence ATGCGAATTGCGTATCTCGACTGCTTTGCCGGCATCAGCGGGGACATGTTCCTCGGAGCCCTCATCGACGCTGGCGTTGATCCTCAAATTCTTCACACGGCAGTCGCAGCGCTGAATCTGGACGCTTCACTGAAGATCGAACGAGTCGATCGCAGCGGCATCTCCTGCACGAAGGTCACTATCCTTGAAGCGGGCAAGCCCGCAGAAACAACGCATCCGCATGAAAAAACGCACGACCACTTTCACGAGCAACGCACTCACGAAGAGACGACGCATCATCACCATCCGAAGACACAGCATCAGCACAAAGCTGGCAATCATCACCCGCATGAGGAGCCGCACCAACACAACCACACTCACGAGCACCACGATCACGCCCATGGACGCTCACTCACTGTCATTCGCCAGCTCATTCAATCCGCAAAACTCGCTGAGCCAGTCAAGCAGACAGCAATTCGCGCCTTTGAGCTCCTGGGCGCCAGCGAGGCCAAGATTCACAACGTTAGCATCGAAAAAATTCACTTTCATGAAGTCGGCGCCGTCGACGCCATCGTTGATATCGTCGCTGCCAGCGCCGGAATCCACGCACTCAACATCCAACGCTGGTACTGCTCGCCTCTGAACGTCGGCGGAGGCACCGTTGACTGCGCACACGGACGCTTCCCTGTACCAGCTCCAGCCACCGCCGATCTTCTACGCGATGTCCCAACATATTCTGCGCACATCCAGCAGGAGCTCGTCACGCCAACGGGAGCCGCGATCATCCGCACTCTTTCTCCTGCCTTCGGCCCTCAACCTGCGATGCGTGTTCAGCAAATCGGTTACGGTGCGGGCACGCGCAATCCAAAAGACTTCCCAAACACGCTGCGTATCTCCATCGGCGAGACGGAGGACGCAAGGCAGTCCTCTGTCGCTGTGCTTGAAACCGCGCTCGATGATCTCTCGCCGCAGATACTGGCTCATGTTACCGAGCGCGCCTTTGAACTTGGCGCTCTCGATGTCATGTCCACCGCCGTGCAGATGAAGAAAGGCCGTCTCGGCACGCTCATCACCATCCTCGCCGACGATGCGCAGGTCCGCGCCCTGGAAGAGCTTCTCCTGCGCGAGACGAGCACGCTCGGTGTCCGCATCCATCATGAGCGGCGAAGCTGCCTCGAACGCACGTACACAACCGTGACCACCCCCTACGGAGACATACGCATCAAGATTGGAATGCGATTGGGCGAGGTCTTCAACGCCGCGCCAGAGTTCGAAGACTGCCGCGCTGCCGCCGCTAAACACGCTATCCCCGTAAAGCAGGTACAACAGTCCGCAATAGCGGCATACTTCACGGGAGCGAAAAACTAG